In Sphingopyxis sp. CCNWLW2, a single window of DNA contains:
- a CDS encoding LysR family transcriptional regulator — translation MKRTHLPLNALRVFDAAARHLSFTRAADELAVTPAAVGQQIRALEDMLGVVLFRRTPKGLELTGEADAGLDALRQGFLQFEESVRAMQAGQSSQSLTIAAPRDLTAKWLAPRLARYSQQAPDVRFTLVSADSGIDFTEANLDLAIFWTDGAGEHEGVALADALMVTVSGPGSNSDTRIAWPGCPVADGEPALRLGDAGLAIDAAANGLGQANVPAMLAEADIAAGRVRQVGETVAVKRGYWLVAPTPQWRQAKVKALVAALTA, via the coding sequence ATGAAACGCACGCACCTGCCGCTGAACGCCCTGCGCGTGTTCGACGCCGCTGCCCGGCATTTGAGCTTTACGCGCGCCGCCGACGAGCTGGCGGTGACTCCCGCGGCGGTCGGGCAACAGATCAGGGCGCTCGAGGATATGCTCGGCGTCGTGTTGTTCCGCCGGACGCCCAAGGGGCTCGAGCTCACGGGCGAGGCCGATGCCGGGCTCGACGCGCTGCGGCAAGGCTTCCTGCAGTTCGAAGAGTCGGTGCGTGCGATGCAGGCGGGACAATCGTCGCAGTCGCTGACGATCGCCGCGCCGCGCGACCTGACCGCCAAATGGCTCGCGCCGCGCCTCGCGCGCTACAGTCAGCAGGCGCCCGATGTGCGCTTCACATTGGTGTCGGCCGACAGCGGCATCGATTTTACCGAGGCGAACCTCGACCTTGCGATCTTCTGGACCGACGGGGCGGGCGAACATGAAGGTGTGGCGCTCGCCGACGCGCTGATGGTCACCGTGTCGGGACCGGGGAGCAACAGCGACACGCGTATCGCGTGGCCGGGCTGCCCTGTGGCCGACGGCGAACCCGCGCTGCGACTGGGCGATGCGGGCCTTGCGATCGATGCCGCGGCCAATGGGCTGGGACAGGCGAATGTTCCCGCGATGCTCGCCGAGGCCGATATCGCCGCGGGACGTGTCCGGCAGGTGGGCGAAACGGTCGCGGTAAAACGCGGTTACTGGCTCGTTGCCCCGACCCCGCAATGGCGACAGGCCAAGGTCAAGGCGCTGGTCGCGGCGCTGACCGCCTGA
- a CDS encoding serine hydrolase codes for MISVFNRLAVAMLAVALPASTTLAQSPETTAPAPGTAFDRRAAQLVDLLTGKIAFADYFDPSFQKAIPEAQFKTFIGGLIAQYGKPVAVDSATPTNGRSGTVLLRFERGVATVLLDVGATADARVTGLRVTGVTVANDSFDKVAAEIAALPGQTGFLVAELGEAGIRPLASANPDRQFAVGSTIKLYILDELAAQVAAGKRKWSDVVPLSHFSFSSAGTANWPADTPVTLQTLANWMISVSDNGATDTLIHLLGRGPIEARMRTAGHSDASRNIPLLTTVEAFALKGNNFNDLRPVFIKGEDVAQRKLIESNQNRLTLANVDGISFTDGPRFIDSLEWFASPNDMARLMVDLRARQSKTLLAAMAINNGVGPVAAADWTYLGYKGGAENGVLSMSLLGQRKSDEKWLVVTASWNNSEANIDTERMAGLVTRLLALAAK; via the coding sequence TTGATATCCGTCTTCAACAGACTCGCCGTCGCGATGCTTGCGGTCGCCCTGCCCGCTTCCACCACGCTGGCCCAATCGCCCGAAACGACCGCGCCGGCTCCGGGCACCGCCTTCGACCGCCGCGCCGCCCAACTGGTCGATCTCCTCACCGGCAAGATCGCCTTTGCAGATTATTTCGACCCGTCATTCCAAAAGGCCATCCCCGAGGCACAGTTCAAGACGTTCATCGGCGGCCTGATTGCACAATATGGAAAGCCGGTCGCCGTCGACAGCGCCACCCCGACCAACGGCCGTTCGGGAACGGTCCTGCTACGTTTCGAAAGGGGCGTCGCAACTGTGTTGCTGGACGTCGGCGCAACGGCTGATGCGCGCGTCACGGGACTGCGCGTCACTGGCGTCACCGTGGCGAACGACAGCTTCGACAAGGTCGCGGCCGAAATCGCCGCGCTGCCGGGACAAACGGGCTTCCTCGTCGCCGAACTGGGCGAAGCCGGCATCCGACCCCTCGCCTCCGCCAACCCTGATCGGCAATTCGCGGTCGGATCGACGATCAAGCTCTATATTCTCGACGAACTCGCAGCGCAGGTCGCCGCGGGCAAGCGCAAATGGTCCGACGTCGTGCCGTTGTCGCATTTCAGCTTTTCGTCGGCGGGGACGGCGAACTGGCCCGCCGATACGCCGGTGACGCTGCAGACGCTCGCCAACTGGATGATCTCGGTCAGCGACAATGGCGCAACCGATACGCTGATCCACCTGCTCGGCCGCGGGCCGATCGAGGCGCGGATGCGCACCGCGGGGCACAGCGATGCGTCGCGCAACATCCCGCTGCTAACGACGGTCGAAGCCTTTGCCCTCAAGGGAAATAATTTCAATGATTTGCGTCCCGTATTTATCAAGGGCGAGGATGTCGCGCAGCGGAAGCTGATCGAGAGCAACCAGAACCGCCTCACCCTCGCCAATGTCGACGGGATCAGTTTCACCGACGGCCCGCGTTTCATCGACAGCCTCGAATGGTTCGCCAGCCCCAACGATATGGCACGGCTGATGGTCGACCTCCGCGCACGCCAGTCGAAAACCCTGCTCGCGGCGATGGCAATCAACAATGGCGTCGGTCCCGTCGCCGCGGCCGACTGGACATATCTCGGCTACAAGGGCGGGGCGGAAAATGGCGTTTTGTCGATGAGCTTGCTCGGGCAGCGTAAATCGGACGAAAAATGGCTCGTCGTCACCGCGAGCTGGAACAATTCCGAGGCGAATATCGATACCGAAAGGATGGCCGGACTGGTCACCCGGCTGCTGGCGCTGGCCGCGAAATAG
- a CDS encoding GFA family protein gives MSKRYSGGCLCGSIRFDAAGAPAKPHTCSCKMCQRHTGALTAAWAEFPADAVSWTGPGGPPSTWRSSEFSSRAFCPACGSSLGAIDDEPIIALLLGVFDKPGDKALMPISHAFRDRRPKWWCVDVKAALPQNDPPAQASD, from the coding sequence GTGAGCAAGCGATACAGCGGCGGCTGCCTGTGCGGTAGCATTCGATTCGACGCTGCGGGAGCGCCCGCCAAACCCCACACATGTTCGTGTAAAATGTGTCAGCGACACACCGGCGCCCTAACCGCGGCTTGGGCCGAATTCCCCGCCGACGCGGTAAGCTGGACCGGCCCCGGAGGGCCCCCATCCACCTGGCGATCATCGGAATTTTCCAGCCGGGCCTTTTGCCCGGCCTGCGGGAGCAGCTTGGGCGCGATCGATGACGAGCCGATTATCGCCTTGCTTCTCGGGGTGTTCGACAAGCCCGGCGACAAGGCGTTGATGCCGATTTCACACGCCTTTCGCGATCGCCGCCCGAAATGGTGGTGCGTTGACGTAAAAGCCGCGCTTCCGCAAAACGACCCTCCCGCCCAGGCGTCGGATTGA